The following are from one region of the Fusarium keratoplasticum isolate Fu6.1 chromosome 4, whole genome shotgun sequence genome:
- a CDS encoding Radical SAM core domain-containing protein: MMLPLCSLGASAPARFSRVTPTSLLRCLGATAQKRVLPPTSRTVATAAASAASHERLPETPSSTSNPELLQPRRRRISEARPFSDFLTDTFHRQHDYLRISVTERCNLRCVYCMPEEGVPLSPNRELLTTPEIVLLSSVFVSQGVTKIRLTGGEPTVRRDILPLMRQIGELRRHGLKEICITTNGISLYRKLDSMIESGLTGVNLSLDTLDPWQFQIMTRRKGFDAVQKSIDRILELNKLGAGIKLKINCVVMRGVNDREVLPFVDLTEEKDIEVRFIEYMPFDGNKWSKNKMFSYSEMLDLIRTKYPTLQKVQDHRNDTSKTWYIPGFAGRIGFITSMTHNFCGTCNRLRITGDGNLKVCLFGNAEVSLRDILRKSNGGEPIDEQAFEAMKQIEMDRRRDLAASNQTPLGLAPNEMELLEVIGAAVKRKKAKHAGIGELEHMKNRPMILIDAMKPSLSRTMPPRIQSLLRDGIFTPRGPSTVHQRRLFSQTRHVQKDEDDPPRPKLTHVSDSGAARMVSISDKSVTSRIAKAVCTVRFSTKTAVSLIRDNQMRKGDVLGVARVAGIMASKRTPDLIPLCHPIALSKAVVDLDVRGDDRVEIAATVTCEGRTGVEMEALTAASTAALTVYDMCKAVDKGMVIEGLRVVLKDGGKSGRWEME, translated from the exons ATGATGCTACCTCTCTGCAGCTTGGGCGCCAGCGCGCCAGCTCGATTCTCACGTGTTACCCCGACTTCCTTGTTGCGATGCCTGGGGGCGACAGCTCAAAAGCGCGTTCTCCCTCCCACCTCGAGGACCGTAGCCACTGCGGCAGCGTCGGCAGCATCGCATGAGAGGCTCCCTGAAACACCCTCTTCGACATCAAATCCGGAGCTCTTGCAACCCCGGCGTCGCCGCATCAGCGAGGCAAGGCCCTTCTCCGACTTCCTGACCGACACCTTCCACCGGCAGCATGACTATCTCCGCATATCTGTTACAGAGCGATGTAATCTGCGATGCGTCTACTGCATGCCTGAGGAGGGTGTGCCGCTCTCACCGAACCGGGAGCTTCTGACCACGCCCGAGATTGTCCTCCTATCGTCCGTCTTTGTATCCCAGGGGGTCACGAAGATCCGCCTGACGGGAGGAGAGCCGACGGTCCGGCGAGATATCCTACCTCTGATGCGCCAGATCGGAGAGCTGCGGCGACACGGGCTTAAGGAAATCTGCATCACGACCAACGGCATCTCGCTGTATCGAAAGCTCGATAGCATGATCGAGAGCGGGCTGACTGGTGTCAACCTCAGCCTCGACACTCTCGACCCTTGGCAGTTCCAGATCATGACACGGAGGAAGGGCTTCGACGCGGTGCAGAAGAGCATTGACCGTATCCTggagctcaacaagctcggTGCCGGTatcaagctcaagatcaaCTGCGTCGTCATGAGAGGCGTCAACGATAGGGAGGTGCTCCCTTTTGTGGACTTgaccgaggagaaggacatTGAAGTCCGCTTCATCGAGTACATGCCGTTTGACGGCAACAAATGGAGCAAGAACAAGATGTTTAGCTACTCGGAGATGCTGGATCTTATCAGGACAAAGTATCCAACCCTGCAAAAGGTACAAGACCATAGGAACGACACGAGCAAGACATGGTACATACCCGGATTCGCTGGCCGCATCGGCTTCATCACAAGCATGACGCACAACTTTTGCGGAACCTGCAACCGGCTGCGCATCACGGGCGACGGCAACCTCAAGGTCTGCCTGTTTGGCAACGCCGAGGTGTCGCTGCGGGACATACTCCGCAAGTCCAATGGCGGCGAGCCCATTGACGAGCAGGCGTTTGAAGCCATGAAGCAGATCGAAATGGACCGCCGGAGGGACCTGGCGGCGTCGAACCAGACGCCTCTCGGTCTGGCGCCCAACGAGATGGAGCTGCTCGAGGTCATTGGCGCTGCCgtcaagaggaagaaggccaagcacGCGGGAATCGGCGAGTTGGAGCACATGAAGAACAGGCCCATGATCTTGATAG ATGCCATGAAGCCTTCTCTATCTCGCACCATGCCGCCTCGGATTCAATCCCTGCTACGTGATGGCATATTCACCCCCAGGGGCCCCTCGACAGTTCACCAACGACGACTCTTTTCCCAGACTCGCCATGTTcagaaggacgaggacgatcCCCCAAGGCCGAAGCTGACCCACGTCTCCGACTCGGGAGCAGCACGGATGGTGTCGATATCAGACAAGAGCGTGACATCACGCATCGCCAAAGCCGTCTGCACTGTCCGATTCTCAACCAAGACGGCCGTCTCCCTCATCAGGGACAACCAGATGCGCAAGGGGGACGTCCTCGGGGTGGCGCGTGTCGCGGGCATCATGGCCTCGAAGCGGACGCCTGATCTGATCCCTCTGTGCCACCCGATCGCCCTCTCCAAGGCCGTCGTTGATCTCGACGTCAGGGGTGACGACAGGGTCGAGATCGCTGCCACAGTCACGTGCGAGGGGAGGACCGGtgtggagatggaggccCTGACGGCGGCGTCTACGGCGGCGTTGACCGTTTATGATATGTGCAAGGCGGTCGACAAGGGCATGGTGATTGAGGGGCTGAGGGTTGTGCTCAAGGACGGCGGGAAGAGCGGGAGGTGGGAGATGGAGTGA
- a CDS encoding FYVE-type domain-containing protein — protein MAADLIMPTIPGDQQSRHFFPEQRSQHNQSYQISVGPQISPINTHESTSPDSISSNPASPRAYQQARQVRPMYMPAALRPNLFPSKAQNKSMDDAASASSTESDTTLRRTNSSIMNLPGMSVFGNRLSRVSTGDSTRSSLDGDFDLEMFPEVTALPSRKHWKPDSQSSVCDDPTCKRTFSYFTRRHHCRKCGNIFCDFHSTFAAPLDQDAKFNPRAPVSRTCRHCFEEFKNWYSRNSSRASSAASSDAPNPVKSTPIAAGGQGDALELPRGPEVAASVPRDWNWSTF, from the exons ATGGCTGCCGACCTCATCATGCCCACTATTCCGGGCGACCAGCAATCCCGCCATTTCTTCCCTGAGCAGCGCTCTCAGCACAACCAGTCGTATCAAATCTCAGTCGGCCCTCAGATTTCGCCCATCAACACACATGAATCTACAAGCCCCGACTCCATTTCGTCAAACCCCGCCTCGCCGAGAGCTTATCAACAAGCACGTCAAGTCCGCCCCATGTATATGCCTGCCGCTCTCCGTCCCAATCTATTCCCTTCCAAGGCTCAGAACAAGTCTATGGATGATGCCGCTTCCGCTTCGAGCACCGAGTCCGATACCACATTGCGACgcaccaacagcagcatcatgAACCTCCCTGGCATGTCTGTTTTTGGCAACCGACTTTCCCGCGTCTCTACCGGTGACAGCACCCGAAGcagcctcgacggcgacTTCGATCTCGAAATGTTCCCCGAGGTGACGGCCCTGCCCAGCCGGAAACACTGGAAG CCCGACTCTCAATCCTCCGTCTGCGACGATCCGACTTGCAAGCGCACCTTCAGCTACTTTACTCGCCGCCACCACTGCCGAAAGTGTGGCAACATCTTCTGCGACTTTCACTCAACCTTTGCTGCTCCTCTCGACCAGGACGCCAAGTTCAACCCTCGGGCTCCCGTTTCCCGTACCTGTCGTCACTGCTTCGAGGAGTTCAAGAACTGGTACAGCCGCAACAGCAGCCGAGCTTCTAGCGCCGCGTCCTCGGATGCCCCCAACCCCGTCAAGTCCACTCCCATTGCCGCCGGCGGACAGGGTGATGCCCTCGAacttcctcgaggacctgAGGTTGCTGCCAGTGTACCTAGGGATTGGAACTGGAGCACCTTCTAA
- a CDS encoding Elongation of fatty acids protein → MAEHLYLLGSAPDSSLFSFPPTNAPAPIPPVDVATSILRPFNIPGHIYTAALDAKVPLTIATLYAVTVKSLNIYNKSHGKKPWAISKTGPFHVFVVLHNVFLAVYSAWTFWGMLGGMRRSILNPMGPQGLAGTADSFCRLHGSQGLGNSVYYNETLSTFVTISEHAPIVNGLPSGTETGRLWNEGLAYYGWIFYLSKFYEVLDTFIILAKGKLSSTLQTYHHAGAMMCMWAGMRYMSAPIWMFVLVNSFIHSLMYFYYTLTAFSIRVPTPIKRTLTSMQITQFLVGASYAMAHSFVSYTVPITITRTQTNGDAAAATSSDSTLETVAASAIESLRQFIWGAAEAAGGEPVVSQAAGVHSTVTTETRYITQPCVTTTGETFAIWLNVLYLAPLTYLFVSFFIASYVKRSNAAGKISRKGAAPDVNVNVALAEKAGWDAAKGIEKEIYNGENMVNGSSDEASRASTPKKANGKSRRKA, encoded by the exons atggccgagcaTCTTTACCTGCTGGGTTCGGCGCCCGATTCCAGCCTCTTCAGCTTTCCTCCCACAAACGCGCCGGCCCCAATCCCTCCTGTCGACGTTGCCACATCCATTTTGCGCCCATTCAACATTCCTGGGCACATCTACACAGCTGCTCTCGACGCCAAGGTCCCCTTGACCATTGCTACCCTCTACGCCGTCACcgtcaagagcctcaacATCTACAACAAGTCTCACGGCAAGAAGCCCTGGGCAATCAGCAAGACCGGCCCCTTCCATGTCTTTGTTGTCCTCCACAACGTCTTTCTCGCCGTCTACTCGGCATGGACTTTCTGGGGTATGCTCGGTGGCATGAGGAGGAGCATTCTGAACCCAATGGGTCCTCAGGGTCTTGCCGGTACCGCTGACAGCTTCTGCCGCCTTCACGGCTCTCAAGGTCTTGGAAACTCTGTCTACTACAACGAGACCTTGAGCACATTTGTTACTATTTCTGAGCATGCCCCCATCGTTAATGGCCTTCCTAGTGGCACAGAGACGGGCCGTCTCTGGAACGAGGGCTTGGCTTACTACGGCTGGATCTTCTATCTTAGCAAGTTCTACGAGGTCCTCGacaccttcatcatcctcgccaagggAAAGCTCAGCTCTACTCTGCAGACCTACCACCACGCCGGTGCTATGATGTGCATGTGGGCCGGTATGCGCTATATGTCTGCTCCCATCTGGATGTTTGTCCTGGTTAACTCGTTCATTCATTCTCTGATG TACTTCTACTACACTCTGACTGCTTTCTCGATTCGGGTCCCTACTCCTATCAAGCGCACTCTCACCTCGATGCAAATTACTCAGTTCCTTGTTGGCGCCTCTTACGCCATGGCTCACTCTTTCGTTTCTTACACGGttcccatcaccatcactcGCACGCAGACAAACGGTGACGCGGCTGCTGCTACTTCATCCGACTCAACTCTCGAGACTGTTGCTGCTAGCGCCATTGAGTCACTCAGGCAATTTATCTGGGGAGccgctgaggctgctggcgGTGAGCCCGTCGTCTCCCAAGCTGCTGGCGTCCACAGCACCGTGACCACCGAGACTCGATACATCACTCAGCCTTGcgtcaccaccaccggcGAGACCTTTGCCATCTGGCTCAATGTGTTGTACCTCGCCCCCCTGACATACCTGTTCGTCAGCTTTTTCATTGCCAGCTATGTCAAGCGCAGCAACGCTGCGGGCAAGATCTCTCGGAAGGGCGCTGCCCCCGATGTTAATGTCAAcgtcgccctcgccgagaaggctggctgggatgctgccaagggcatcgagaaggagatcTACAATGGCGAGAACATGGTCAACGGCTCTTCTGATGAGGCCTCGCGGGCTTCAACTCCTAAGAAGGCTAATGGTAAGTCTCGAAGAAAGGCTTAA
- a CDS encoding Carboxypeptidase Y-like protein A — MRLSTSALVLGAASSAVALDQKILGDLKKPAIDLDLKSWMNFGEEITAEAKAVWEEVSMLAPDAVEAFKKQVLGTKPKKANRRPDNHWDHVVKGADVQAIWVDKNNEKHRKVGGRLDNYNLRAKKVDPSKLGVDKVKQYSGYLDDEEQDKHLFYWFFESRNDPENDPVVLWLNGGPGCSSLTGLFLELGPASINKKIEIVNNPWSWNNNASVIFLDQPVNVGYSYSGGSVSNTVAAGKDIYALLTLFFHQFPEYAKQDFHIAGESYAGHYIPVFANEILSHEDRNINLKSVLIGNGLTDGYTQYEYYRPMACGEGGYPSVLSESECQSMDNALPRCQSLIKGCYESGSAWSCVPASIYCNNAMMGPYQRTGRNVYDIRGNCEDSSNLCYSGLGYIAEYLNRQDVQDALGAEVSSYDSCNMDINRNFLFAGDWMQPYHQVVPNVLEKIPVLIYAGDADFICNWLGNQAWTNKLEWPGHKDFKNADIKNLKVDGKEYGKVKTSGNFTFMQIYGAGHMVPMDQPEASSDFFNRWLGGEWF, encoded by the exons ATGCGTTTGTCCACCTCCGCCCTCGTCCTGGGCGCTGCGTCGTCGGCCGTCGCCCTCGACCAGAAGATCCTCGGCGActtgaagaagcccgccATTGATCTCGATCTGAAGTCATGGATGAACTTTGGTGAGGAGATCactgccgaggccaaggccgtctGGGAGGAGGTCTCTATGCTCGCCCCCGACGCTgtcgaggccttcaagaagcaggTTCTCGgcaccaagcccaagaaggccaaccGCCGCCCCGACAACCACTGGGATCACGTCGTCAAGGGCGCCGACGTCCAGGCCATCTGGGTCGATAAGAACAACGAGAAGCACCGCAAGGTCGGCGGAAGACTCGACAACTACAACCTCCGTGCCAAGAAGGTCGACCCTTCCAAGCTCGgtgttgacaaggtcaagcagTACAGTGGTTAcctggatgacgaggagcaggACAAGCACCTCTTCTACT GGTTCTTCGAGTCGCGCAATGACCCCGAAAACGACCCTGTCGTCCTCTGGCTCAACGGCGGCCCCGGCTGCTCATCGCTGACCGGTCTCTTCCTCGAGCTCGGCCCTGCCTccatcaacaagaagatTGAGATTGTCAACAacccttggtcttggaacAACAACGCTtccgtcatcttcctcgaccaGCCCGTCAACGTCGGTTACTCGTACAGTGGCGGCTCCGTGAGCAACACTGTCGCCGCCGGCAAGGACATTTATGCCCTTCTTaccctcttcttccaccAGTTCCCTGAGTATGCTAAGCAGGACTTCCACATTGCTGGAGAGTCTTATGCCGGTCACTACATCCCTGTCTTTGCCAACGAGATTCTCTCCCACGAGGATCGCAACATCAACCTGAAGAGTGTTCTGATTGGCAACGGTCTCACCGATGGCTACACCCAGTACGAATACTACCGCCCCATGGCCTGTGGTGAGGGTGGCTACCCCTCTGTTCTCAGCGAGAGCGAGTGCCAGTCCATGGACAACGCTCTGCCTCGCTGCCAGTCTCTGATCAAGGGCTGCTACGAGTCCGGCAGCGCCTGGTCTTGCGTGCCCGCCAGCATCTACTGCAACAACGCCATGATGGGCCCCTACCAGCGAACTGGCCGCAACGTCTATGATATCCGAGGCAACTGTGAGGATAGCTCCAACCTGTGCTACTCTGGTCTGGGCTACATCGCCGAGTACCTCAACCGCCAGGACGTTCAGGACGCTCTCGGCGCCGAGGTCAGCAGCTACGACAGCTGCAACATGGACATCAACCGAAACTTCCTCTTTGCCGGTGACTGGATGCAGCCTTATCACCAGGTTGTCCCCAAcgttcttgagaagatccCCGTTCTTATCTATGCCGGTGACGCCGACTTCATCTGCAACTGGCTGGGCAACCAGGCCTGGACCAACAAGCTCGAGTGGCCCGGCCACAAGGACTTTAAGAATGCCGATATTAAGaacctcaaggtcgacggcaaggagtacggcaaggtcaagacgagCGGCAACTTTACCTTCATGCAGATCTACGGCGCCGGCCACATGGTCCCCATGGACCAGCCTGAGGCGTCTTCTGACTTCTTCAACCGCTGGCTCGGCGGAGAGTGGTTCTAA